One Poecilia reticulata strain Guanapo linkage group LG19, Guppy_female_1.0+MT, whole genome shotgun sequence genomic window carries:
- the prrt2 gene encoding tumor suppressor candidate 5 homolog codes for MAVNINPAPAIWPGEEQPSLMDHDDPVSSQAAVIPMPCGSPGGEELLHSCSSPTDTRPPRSKSKGELVIVINEKLKNGNGIHPGPAESTSPVISSPPRRQHSISYPHHAKTRKGSRAGSIGYTAFSPRPSLSRHSSIATNPPLDRTKVKDYLLLSVLACFCPVWPINIVGFVYSIMSKNSLEQGNLDGAVRLGRVAKMLSIVSLVGGMVIIIACIVNLAINVKT; via the exons ATGGCCGTTAACATAAATCCAGCTCCTGCCATTTGGCCGGGGGAAGAACAGCCGTCGCTCATGGATCACGACGACCCCGTTTCCAGTCAGGCCGCCGTCATCCCCATGCCGTGTGGCTCACCGGGGGGCGAAGAGCTCctgcacagctgcagcagcccGACCGACACCAGGCCGCCCCGCAGCAAGTCCAAAGGAGAACTGGTGATCGTCATCAACGAGAAACTGAAGAACG GTAACGGGATCCACCCCGGCCCTGCAGAGAGCACCTCTCCAGTGATTTCCTCCCCTCCCAGAAGGCAGCACTCCATCTCCTATCCTCACCACGCCAAAACCAGGAAGGGCAGCCGGGCGGGCTCCATCGGCTACACCGCCTTCTCGCCCAGGCCGTCGCTGTCCCGGCACTCCAGCATCGCCACTAACCCCCCCCTGGACCGAACCAAGGTCAAAGACTACCTCCTGCTGTCCGTGCTGGCCTGCTTCTGCCCCGTCTGGCCCATCAACATCGTCGGCTTCGTCTACTCCATCATG TCGAAGAACAGCCTGGAGCAGGGGAACCTGGACGGCGCCGTGCGTCTGGGTCGCGTGGCCAAGATGCTCTCCATTGTGTCTCTAGTAGGAGGGATGGTCATTATCATCGCCTGCATTGTCAACCTGGCCA taaatgtgaAAACCTGA
- the kif22 gene encoding kinesin-like protein KIF22 — MAQRLTVSDGVSKKTSRVRVAVRLRPYMSRQDEKDEGPCVRGLDSQNLEIINWRNATETVKYHFDVFHGEQTTQQEVFLSSVKPILPHILNGQNASVFAYGPTGAGKTHTMLGTAEEPGVIPRAVREVFNLVNAKDEDEGWDYSIGMSYLEIYNEKVLDLLSPNSQDLPIRENKDKNILIPGLTHTVISSFSDFDKHFIPATLNRTTASTKLNQRSSRSHAILLIKVVRTQRALPHRQQTGKLYLVDLAGSEDNRRTGNQGIRLKESGAINLSLFTLSKVVDALNSGTAARIPYRDSKLTRLLQDSLGGSAHSVMITNIAPEYRYYFDTFSALNFAAKSKLIVNKPFTRETVAVPVLPVKRSREEHEATGSGAEPHKKKQKEEKKSEQDGSSPSAHHPSLPEPSVMERLIALEKLMMSCQDRNRQSVLKDVAQSRKEIQELKEKQREFERKATLLSQLAKEKSSSKDEAAFKNTLAPLQRKQPNVTKPNKQQAVVQPMQVSQLQPLQHLAVVRKQSVCVTKKEKKLSDLVEPPDGKENVESSWESQLDKSVLNESKQKILHILNTGCLKELKGLQQIGDKKAKLILGWREIQGHFTKLEDLINIEGMTQKRFSSFMKANILSALGK; from the exons ATGGCGCAGCGTCTGACTGTATCAGATGGGGTAAGCAAGAAAACCTCCAGGGTCCGTGTAGCAGTCCGTCTGCGGCCTTACATGAGCAGACAAGATGAAAAAGACGAGGGGCCCTGTGTTCGAGGCCTGGACTCCCAGAACCTGGAAATAATTAATTGGAGGAATGCAACGGAGACCGTGAAATACCA TTTCGATGTTTTCCATGGAGAGCAGACCACACAGCAAGAGGTTTTCCTTTCCTCAGTGAAACCCATTCTgccacacattttaaatggacAAAATGCAAGTGTGTTTGCTTATGGGCCAACAGGAGCTG gCAAGACCCACACCATGCTGGGAACTGCAGAGGAGCCGGGTGTGATCCCCCGAGCGGTGCGTGAGGTTTTTAATCTGGTCAACGCCAAAGATGAGGACGAAGGATGGGACTACAGCATCGGCATGTCGTATCTGGAAATTTacaatgaaaaa GTTCTCGACCTTCTATCACCAAACTCCCAGGATTTGCCGATCAGAGAGAATAAGGACAAGAACATTCTCATTCCTGGCCTCACCCACACGGTCATCTCCTCTTTCTCTGATTTCGACAAACATTTTATCCCTGCGACTCTGAACCGGACCACAGCTTCCACCAAGTTAAACCAGCGGTCCAGTCGAAGTCACGCTATTCTGCTCATCAAG GTGGTCCGGACTCAGCGGGCCTTGCCCCACCGACAGCAGACGGGGAAGCTGTACTTGGTGGACCTGGCCGGCTCCGAGGACAACCGGCGCACCGGCAACCAGGGCATCCGCCTGAAGGAAAGCGGCGCCATCAACCTGTCCCTCTTCACGCTCAGCAAAGTGGTGGACGCGCTCAACTCGGGCACGGCCGCCCGCATCCCGTACAGAGACAGCAAGCTGACCCGGCTGCTGCAGGACTCTCTGGGCGGCTCGGCTCACTCCGTCATGATCACCAACATCGCTCCAGAGTACAGATACTACTTCGACACCTTCAGCGCGCTGAACTTCGCAGCCAAATCGAAGCTCATAGTGAACAAGCCGTTCACGAGAGAAACCGTGGCCGTGCCTGTGCTGCCAG TGAAGCGGTCCAGAGAGGAGCACGAAGCGACGGGTTCTGGCGCCGAGCCACacaagaagaagcagaaagaagagaagaaatcCGAGCAGGACGGCTCCTCCCCCTCAGCGCATCACCCCAG tTTGCCAGAACCGTCGGTGATGGAGCGGCTGATAGCGCTGGAGAAGCTGATGATGAGCTGCCAGGACAGAAACCGGCAGAGCGTCCTGAAGGACGTGGCCCAGTCACGCAAAGAGATCCAG gAGCTGAAAGAGAAGCAGAGGGAGTTTGAGAGAAAGGCGACGTTGCTCAGCCAGCTGGCGAAGGAAAAGTCGAGTTCGAAAGATGAAGCTGCGTTCAAGAACACTCTGGCccccctgcagaggaaacagccAAACGTTACAAAACCCAACAAGCAGCAGGCTGTGGTCCAACCGATGCAAG TGTCTCAGCTCCAGCCTCTTCAGCATCTCGCCGTTGTCAGGAAGCAGTCGGTCTGCGTCAccaagaaggagaagaagctTTCAGACCTGGTCGAG CCTCCAGATGGTAAAGAAAATGTGGAGAGTTCCTGGGAGTCCCAGCTGGACAAGTCGGTTCTGAATGAGTCCAAACAGAAAATCCTGCACATCCTGAACACGGGCTGCCTCAAAGAGCTGAAAGGCCTGCAGCAGATCGGCGACAAAAAGGCCAAACTCATCCTGGGCTGGAGGGAAATCCAGGGCCACTTCACAAAG TTGGAAGATTTGATAAACATAGAGGGCATGACTCAGAAGAGGTTTTCTTCCTTCATGAAG gCAAACATCTTGAGTGCCTTGGGAAAATGA
- the pagr1 gene encoding PAXIP1-associated glutamate-rich protein 1, with translation MQAEATDSALREGIESLDVKDSEKPAAVKEEESTAEQQDTEMTAATEEEDSAAKDEADENTDAAEEEMQKAESQADTIGDAEDGKQAAVAGGDDWELPYSDEEMEDPKNWMPAPTEIKRLYEVLAKGEMLELNFVPLPRRPPTPERTPTPERNDEEEAERERERLERERKPPTPTEFDFDEEQMQSTPKNSFLSRRRTPGSSGRSSVKREARLDKVLSDMKRHRKIEEHILRTGRDLFKSEKKLEEALSPNSQKEREKERERDSNPNTIFSPRQRRY, from the exons ATGCAAGCTGAAGCTACAGATTCTGCCCTCAGAGAGGGCATCGAGTCCTTGGACGTGAAGGACTCCGAGAAACCGGCTGCAGTCAAAGAGGAAGAGAGCACAGCTGAGCAACAggacacagagatgacagctgCCACTGAGGAGGAAGACTCTGCTGCTAAGGATGAAGCAG ATGAGAACACAGATGCAGCGGAAGAGGAGATGCAGAAAGCTGAAAGTCAAGCGGACACCATCGGGGACGCTGAGGATGGGAAGCAGGCTGCAGTGGCGGGCGGCGACGACTGGGAGCTTCCGTACAGCGACGAGGAAATGGAGGACCCCAAAAACTGGATGCCTGCACCGACTGAGATTAAAAGACTCTATGAGGTCCTAGCTAAAGGGGAGATGCTGGAGCTGAACTTTGTACCCCTCCCCAGACGGCCTCCAACACCAGAACGCACCCCGACGCCTGAGAGGAACGacgaagaagaagcagaaagagaaagggagaggCTGGAGAGAGAGCGGAA gcCTCCAACTCCAACTGAGTTCGACTTTGATGAGGAACAAATGCAAAGCACACCGAAAAACTCCTTCCTCAGCAGACGTAGAACACcag GATCTTCCGGCCGCTCCTCCGTAAAGCGAGAAGCTCGCCTGGACAAAGTGCTGTCGGACATGAAACGTCACCGGAAAATCGAGGAGCACATTTTGCGCACGGGGCGAGACCTGTTCAAGAGCGAGAAGAAGCTGGAGGAGGCGCTCTCCCCGAACAGCCAGAAGGAGCGAGAGAAGGAGAGGGAAAGAGACAGCAACCCCAACACCATCTTCTCCCCGAGACAGAGAAGATACTAG